The Pricia mediterranea genome includes a window with the following:
- a CDS encoding cation diffusion facilitator family transporter, whose amino-acid sequence MKETRKQNLKQARTLQIWNVIYDIIEVVVSLIAGFTANSSALIGWGLDSTIEVISAGTLGWRLHGEIKGLDEKRVERRKMTTLYVIAISFALICIFISYDSISKLISQETASWSTLGIGILIVSLVVNPILIYYKRKYGHKLDSPALLADAKDTFICLYQTVVVLIGLLLVKWLGWWWADPIAALLIVPYAAKEGWEAYSKAQKIKNSIDKK is encoded by the coding sequence ATGAAAGAAACAAGAAAACAAAATCTAAAACAAGCAAGAACACTTCAAATTTGGAATGTCATCTATGACATTATCGAGGTGGTCGTATCACTTATAGCGGGATTCACGGCAAACAGTTCCGCCTTGATAGGCTGGGGACTGGACAGCACTATTGAAGTCATAAGTGCGGGAACACTCGGTTGGCGATTGCACGGCGAAATCAAGGGTCTGGATGAAAAGCGTGTAGAGCGAAGAAAGATGACAACACTTTACGTCATCGCCATATCATTTGCCCTTATCTGCATTTTTATATCCTATGATTCCATTTCAAAATTAATAAGTCAAGAAACAGCATCTTGGTCCACGTTGGGCATTGGGATACTGATAGTTTCCTTAGTAGTGAACCCCATTCTGATTTACTACAAAAGAAAATACGGTCATAAATTGGATAGCCCTGCCCTGTTGGCCGATGCCAAGGACACTTTTATTTGCCTTTATCAGACTGTGGTGGTCCTAATAGGCCTATTGCTCGTAAAATGGCTGGGCTGGTGGTGGGCTGACCCTATTGCAGCATTATTGATAGTGCCATACGCGGCAAAAGAAGGTTGGGAAGCCTATTCCAAAGCACAAAAAATCAAAAACAGCATCGATAAGAAATGA
- a CDS encoding cation transporter, producing the protein MKKSTFIITKMDCPSEEQMIRMKLESYAQVKHLDFDIPNRKLEVYHVDDVKAIQTSIASLKLGDSLEGTTEAEPPVMEDQSKQKRILWWVLGINFGFFVIEMTTGWISSSMGLVADSLDMLADSIVYALSLFAVGGAISRKKKVAKYSGYFQMALAILGFAEVLRRFFSNTETPLFQWMIIVSIFALAGNLISLWLINKAKSQEAHMQASAIFTSNDIIVNGGVIVAGVLVYFLNSKWPDLVIGGIVFTFVMRGALRILKLSK; encoded by the coding sequence TTGAAAAAAAGCACTTTTATAATAACTAAAATGGACTGCCCTTCAGAAGAGCAGATGATTCGGATGAAGTTAGAGTCTTATGCTCAAGTAAAACACTTGGATTTTGATATTCCTAACAGAAAATTGGAAGTATATCACGTGGACGACGTCAAGGCGATACAAACGTCTATAGCCAGCTTAAAACTTGGGGATTCCTTAGAAGGAACCACAGAAGCCGAACCACCCGTAATGGAAGACCAATCCAAACAAAAAAGAATCCTATGGTGGGTCTTGGGCATCAACTTTGGCTTTTTCGTTATCGAAATGACCACTGGTTGGATTTCTTCTTCGATGGGTCTAGTGGCAGACTCATTAGATATGCTGGCAGATTCCATCGTATATGCATTAAGCCTATTTGCGGTAGGCGGTGCCATTTCAAGAAAAAAGAAGGTTGCGAAATACAGCGGATACTTTCAGATGGCATTGGCAATACTTGGGTTTGCAGAGGTCTTGAGAAGGTTTTTTAGCAATACCGAAACGCCCCTGTTTCAATGGATGATTATAGTTTCAATTTTCGCATTGGCAGGTAATTTGATATCGCTCTGGCTCATCAACAAGGCAAAGAGCCAAGAGGCTCATATGCAGGCAAGTGCCATTTTTACATCCAATGATATTATTGTCAATGGTGGTGTTATAGTAGCTGGGGTGCTGGTTTATTTTCTGAATAGTAAATGGCCCGATTTAGTGATTGGCGGGATCGTTTTCACTTTTGTAATGCGCGGTGCATTGAGAATACTGAAATTATCGAAGTAG
- a CDS encoding PQQ-binding-like beta-propeller repeat protein yields the protein MIQNLHATTTSPINSKSIENMGHSWHYPTEHPVSHAPLVKEGAVYFGDWGGTIYKVDAKKGSLIWKKNIENPMTEWSWYGFAGTGTLGDGKVFEASVEGNAFALDQNSGELLWQTEFTTDPEAGNLSVLLYHDGLVYIGVSSVEEMLDSPSFTPDLQGKVIALDAKTGNKVWERFLVEPPQNGVPMWTSFALDTESNTLYFTTGNNYTGEEASKMSDAMVAVDSKTGDVKWFYQVTPHDLWTHHQKKGPDYDFSGGAQLFTAEIDGEMRKLVGAGQKSGVYTVWDAITGDKVWESVIGYGGVKGGLHSEASIADGTVYVWSNNNYAHKPPTDTPLTVKALDAATGELKWVANESQPASLVTGYLANDVYIVGSVEGTIQAYHAKDGKKIWSHKNPAPIISWLILDDDSLFLGGGIPKMFGEWAGSNKKGHGLYAYSLNH from the coding sequence ATGATACAAAATCTCCATGCAACCACTACTTCGCCCATAAATAGCAAATCGATTGAAAACATGGGCCATAGCTGGCACTACCCTACCGAACATCCAGTAAGTCATGCACCATTGGTCAAAGAAGGTGCGGTCTATTTTGGGGATTGGGGAGGCACGATATACAAAGTGGATGCGAAAAAGGGAAGTTTAATATGGAAGAAAAATATAGAAAATCCCATGACGGAATGGTCCTGGTACGGTTTTGCGGGAACCGGTACTCTTGGCGACGGCAAGGTATTCGAGGCGAGTGTAGAGGGAAATGCTTTCGCACTCGACCAAAATTCGGGCGAACTGCTTTGGCAGACCGAATTTACAACAGATCCTGAAGCAGGTAATCTTAGCGTACTGCTCTATCACGATGGTTTGGTGTATATCGGTGTTTCTTCTGTCGAGGAAATGTTGGACTCCCCATCGTTTACTCCGGACCTTCAAGGCAAAGTAATCGCTTTGGATGCAAAAACCGGGAATAAAGTATGGGAAAGGTTTCTTGTCGAACCTCCCCAAAATGGCGTACCTATGTGGACATCGTTCGCACTTGACACGGAAAGTAATACGCTTTACTTCACTACTGGAAATAACTACACGGGCGAAGAGGCCTCAAAGATGTCGGATGCAATGGTAGCCGTAGATTCCAAGACCGGGGATGTTAAATGGTTCTATCAAGTTACACCTCATGACTTATGGACACATCATCAAAAGAAAGGCCCTGACTATGATTTTTCCGGGGGAGCGCAATTGTTTACCGCAGAAATTGATGGGGAAATGAGAAAACTGGTCGGAGCCGGTCAAAAAAGTGGCGTTTACACCGTCTGGGATGCTATAACGGGCGACAAGGTATGGGAATCCGTAATTGGTTACGGGGGTGTAAAGGGAGGCCTGCACAGCGAAGCTTCCATTGCTGACGGAACCGTGTATGTCTGGAGCAACAATAATTATGCGCATAAGCCACCGACCGACACGCCCCTGACCGTTAAGGCGTTGGATGCAGCCACGGGAGAGTTGAAATGGGTAGCGAACGAATCGCAACCGGCATCCCTTGTGACAGGATATTTGGCAAACGATGTTTATATTGTCGGGTCTGTCGAAGGAACTATACAGGCCTACCATGCCAAAGACGGAAAAAAGATATGGTCGCACAAAAATCCCGCTCCAATTATTTCTTGGCTGATTTTAGATGATGACTCGCTCTTTTTGGGGGGTGGCATTCCTAAAATGTTCGGGGAATGGGCTGGCTCAAACAAGAAAGGACATGGCCTATATGCCTATTCGCTAAATCACTAA
- a CDS encoding efflux RND transporter periplasmic adaptor subunit translates to MKKLKYLPITAMLTAFTIISCGESKTESDHVDATHSETEENHSEEEDEIVTLTAKQYDALQMKVDTLAQRNMSGYVEANGQLEVPPQNEATITTVVGTNVVSIEVIEGDKVNKGQTVAYLSHPNIIQKQTDYLNAHSNSQFLKKEYERQKTLYDAGVGSGANFQKAEAEYQASRSMVNGLEAQLQQLNVSASGVRNGTIYQRVALRSPIQGFVEKVAVKTGQYVEPQTDLMEIVDIHHVHADLMVFEKDVYKVKEGQTVRFNVQSIPGKELTAEIYSVGKTFEQNPKAIHVHAEIENKEGNLIPGMYIQGRIQTDNTMTTAIPESAIAADGEKSFVFTAKNEGEDWKFMPVEITKGTHDGEWIAIDFLTEQEPNTKYAFNNAYYLMAEMKKGENEEEAH, encoded by the coding sequence ATGAAAAAATTAAAATATTTACCGATTACCGCAATGCTTACGGCATTCACAATAATTAGTTGTGGCGAGTCAAAAACCGAAAGCGACCACGTTGATGCAACACATTCAGAAACAGAAGAAAATCACTCTGAAGAGGAAGATGAAATAGTTACACTTACTGCAAAACAGTATGATGCACTACAAATGAAAGTCGATACGCTTGCCCAGCGCAATATGAGTGGATATGTGGAAGCCAACGGACAACTGGAAGTTCCGCCACAAAATGAAGCGACCATCACTACGGTTGTTGGTACCAACGTAGTTTCCATCGAGGTCATCGAGGGCGATAAGGTCAATAAAGGTCAGACTGTGGCCTATTTGTCTCATCCCAATATCATACAGAAACAGACGGATTACCTCAATGCACATAGCAATAGTCAGTTTCTCAAAAAAGAATACGAACGCCAAAAAACTCTTTATGATGCAGGTGTGGGCAGCGGTGCCAATTTCCAAAAAGCAGAAGCGGAATATCAAGCTTCACGAAGTATGGTGAACGGTTTGGAAGCACAATTACAACAATTAAATGTTAGTGCATCAGGTGTGAGAAATGGCACTATTTATCAAAGGGTTGCGCTACGAAGTCCTATTCAAGGCTTTGTGGAAAAAGTAGCCGTTAAAACAGGACAATATGTAGAACCTCAAACCGACCTAATGGAAATCGTGGACATCCATCACGTACACGCCGATTTGATGGTATTTGAAAAAGACGTGTACAAAGTAAAGGAAGGACAAACCGTGCGGTTCAATGTCCAATCCATTCCGGGAAAGGAACTTACAGCCGAAATCTATTCCGTAGGAAAAACTTTTGAGCAGAACCCCAAAGCGATACACGTACACGCCGAAATCGAAAATAAGGAAGGCAACCTGATACCGGGAATGTACATTCAAGGGCGCATCCAAACCGACAATACAATGACCACGGCAATTCCTGAAAGTGCCATCGCAGCCGATGGCGAAAAGTCCTTTGTGTTTACAGCAAAAAATGAAGGCGAGGATTGGAAGTTTATGCCCGTGGAAATCACAAAAGGAACTCACGATGGCGAATGGATTGCCATTGATTTTTTGACCGAACAAGAGCCGAATACCAAGTATGCCTTTAATAACGCCTACTATTTAATGGCGGAAATGAAAAAAGGGGAAAACGAGGAAGAAGCACATTAA
- a CDS encoding conjugal transfer protein TraO — translation MKRTGFFVTILFCLVASSIFGQMRGNLASSVGVSGGYVEDGYGIMGTFNFHPDRYRYFQISVLAAIAEDKGDQNIPYNIFTIQPGLYYRVFIAPQRKNFSLFLGGGGLFGYEVINNGSNELPSGALINGKSQFIYGLYLGAELEVGISNDFSILVKANEYYHVNSDVGNFYPYAGVGLRYFLF, via the coding sequence ATGAAGAGAACAGGATTTTTTGTTACGATTTTATTTTGTCTGGTGGCCTCATCCATCTTTGGCCAAATGCGGGGCAACCTTGCCTCTTCGGTCGGCGTGAGCGGCGGATATGTCGAGGATGGCTACGGTATTATGGGAACGTTCAATTTTCATCCCGATCGCTATCGATATTTTCAGATAAGTGTTTTGGCCGCAATTGCGGAGGACAAAGGTGACCAAAATATTCCTTACAACATCTTTACTATACAGCCCGGACTGTACTATCGCGTATTCATCGCCCCTCAGCGGAAAAATTTTAGCCTCTTCCTAGGTGGGGGCGGACTGTTCGGATATGAGGTCATTAACAACGGGAGCAATGAACTTCCCAGTGGTGCCCTCATCAACGGCAAAAGCCAATTTATATACGGTCTATATCTCGGTGCAGAATTGGAAGTAGGCATCAGTAACGATTTTTCCATATTGGTCAAGGCGAACGAATACTACCACGTCAATTCGGACGTGGGAAATTTTTACCCGTATGCCGGTGTCGGTCTGCGGTATTTTTTGTTTTAA
- a CDS encoding heavy metal translocating P-type ATPase — protein sequence MKKKKVNLRDIDPKEHKGEHSHDDGHNHSSPEEISNFRTYLPAIFSFVMLIAGIAIDYFDAFPFFKGWIRIVWYTVAYIPVGFPVIREGWKSIKNGDFFTEFFLMSIATLGAFAIGEYPEGVAVMLFYAVGELFQNAAVNRAKGNIKALLDVRPNEALVYRDGDFVSVNPETVEIGEKIQVRVGEKVPLDGIILSEKGSFNTAALTGESKPDTIAKGDTVFAGSINLDGVIEIETTKEFKDSSIARILDMVQNATARKSKTELFIRKFARIYTPIVVFLAIGLTFLPYFFVDDYVFRDWLYRALIFLVISCPCALVISIPLGYFGGLGAASRNGILFKGASFLDAMTQVNTVVMDKTGTVTKGVFKIKEINSITFEETEFMKYLMAMEEQSTHPIAKAILEYKADGSDYEATDVSEVAGKGLKGTVNGKTVLVGNKALMTSNGIEVPSETDGIVESIVMVSIDGKFAGYVTIADELKEDAHQAIKQIRDAGITKIIMLSGDKDSITQQVSNELNIDWAKGGLLPEDKLNEVEELKKQPDMKVAFIGDGINDAPVLAASGVGIAMGGLGSDVAIETADVIIQTDQPSKIARAIKIGRSTRRIVWQNIGLAFGVKVIVLILGAGGLATMWEAVFADVGVALLAIFNAVRLQRMKWD from the coding sequence ATGAAAAAGAAAAAAGTAAATTTACGGGACATTGACCCAAAAGAACATAAGGGCGAGCACAGTCACGATGATGGCCATAACCATAGCAGCCCTGAAGAAATTTCAAACTTTAGAACCTATCTACCGGCTATTTTCAGCTTTGTAATGTTGATAGCCGGAATTGCTATTGATTACTTTGATGCGTTTCCTTTCTTCAAAGGATGGATTCGCATAGTATGGTACACGGTAGCCTATATCCCTGTTGGTTTTCCGGTGATAAGAGAAGGCTGGAAAAGTATTAAAAATGGTGATTTCTTTACCGAATTTTTCTTGATGTCCATAGCCACTTTAGGGGCGTTCGCTATCGGCGAATATCCAGAAGGCGTAGCCGTAATGTTATTTTATGCTGTGGGCGAACTGTTCCAGAATGCGGCCGTTAACCGTGCGAAGGGAAATATAAAAGCCTTACTCGATGTAAGACCAAATGAGGCTTTGGTTTATCGTGATGGTGATTTTGTTTCAGTAAATCCCGAGACTGTTGAAATCGGTGAAAAGATACAGGTACGTGTAGGCGAAAAAGTTCCTCTTGATGGCATTATACTTTCTGAAAAGGGTTCTTTTAATACTGCTGCCTTGACAGGCGAAAGCAAACCTGATACAATTGCTAAAGGCGATACCGTTTTTGCTGGAAGCATCAACCTTGATGGTGTAATCGAAATCGAGACGACCAAGGAATTCAAGGATAGTTCCATTGCACGAATTCTGGATATGGTACAGAATGCAACTGCCAGAAAATCAAAGACCGAACTGTTCATCAGAAAATTTGCTCGGATTTATACGCCAATCGTTGTATTCCTTGCCATCGGACTGACGTTTCTACCTTACTTTTTTGTAGATGATTATGTTTTTAGGGATTGGCTCTATCGAGCATTAATATTCCTTGTGATATCCTGTCCTTGTGCTTTAGTCATCTCTATACCGCTGGGCTATTTTGGCGGATTGGGTGCGGCATCCCGCAACGGTATTCTTTTCAAGGGTGCTTCCTTTCTCGATGCAATGACCCAAGTGAACACGGTCGTAATGGACAAAACAGGAACTGTTACTAAAGGGGTTTTTAAAATCAAGGAAATCAATTCCATCACATTTGAGGAAACCGAGTTTATGAAGTATTTGATGGCGATGGAAGAGCAATCCACTCATCCTATCGCCAAGGCGATTCTCGAATATAAAGCTGACGGCTCGGATTATGAAGCGACTGATGTATCGGAAGTTGCCGGAAAGGGATTGAAAGGAACAGTCAACGGAAAAACAGTGTTGGTAGGAAACAAAGCTTTGATGACCTCAAATGGCATAGAAGTCCCTTCGGAAACGGATGGCATTGTAGAATCAATCGTTATGGTGTCCATTGACGGGAAATTTGCAGGTTATGTAACCATCGCAGATGAACTGAAGGAAGATGCGCACCAAGCCATTAAACAAATTAGGGATGCGGGAATTACAAAAATTATAATGCTATCTGGCGACAAAGATTCCATTACGCAGCAAGTCTCCAATGAACTAAATATTGATTGGGCGAAAGGCGGATTGTTGCCCGAGGACAAATTGAACGAAGTCGAAGAACTCAAAAAACAACCTGATATGAAAGTCGCATTTATCGGCGATGGCATAAACGACGCACCCGTTTTGGCAGCAAGTGGTGTAGGAATTGCGATGGGTGGCTTAGGAAGCGATGTCGCCATCGAAACAGCCGATGTCATTATACAGACCGACCAGCCAAGCAAGATTGCGAGAGCGATTAAAATTGGTCGTTCTACCCGCAGGATTGTCTGGCAAAATATTGGGCTTGCCTTTGGTGTAAAGGTTATAGTCCTCATTCTCGGTGCAGGTGGTCTTGCGACGATGTGGGAAGCTGTTTTTGCTGATGTGGGTGTGGCGCTTTTGGCAATTTTCAACGCAGTGAGACTGCAAAGAATGAAGTGGGATTAA
- a CDS encoding TraQ conjugal transfer family protein, which yields MKFSTPQRIVAIGMLCMIFILACSKDFEGIVQDSFDFNFDGTNEENGFVFEAVKTDFSLEPERMVSTVSYFMKYDILNGRGYYLGTENDTIRETDTIPVKDFDPSYRYMPIDTGMHRVKVLAWDSNKIQKELELTYRVRHASFSFLLTKGTDDFIINSRNPINVTLLRDRETFDPGKETDQDFEITYQLEDGSGKLFLGENTYDAGTPFMLQKGVTEFSYQPETLGEHKLTMTAKAPDGATLTNELLLVVGNINFTFRATAASSQVELETNLAINIDLQTQDEESEVTYDISHSFSSDSQGAGTVRDQNGGVMDPGTFRAIGPGNYNFTFEDDELGQRKIYFDLRDSNGQMKRDSVEIEVANIPFTLSGNSESNQVFVNQRTQLNFNIKSNGNTSNIDYFLTYDPEEGNGTVTGINGDIIRNNTDYPVELGNFPLFYTPETLGPHRINFFVTDNYGQEVGPVEIDLEAKQLELEFNASANSNEVLVGQRGTISLSLIEKGDYSGVAYELNYFISGGEAQLYNGNSPIVPSQYFTVRPGSFAYDFIAQEAGTYEITFLLRDSNGQILEEKVTVVVGNNDFTVSMTPSKATEFSNIPVGIIVDIDEVPEGANDSYSAFFSSSQNGSMSVNGVAYGPGEEFPLGAGVNNLTYTGLEPGQHNIILSVESGSDVTRTANTTITYDQVDFTFTAGTQKSDITVGETTGLNFNISESVGSSDYTMRFSMNGNALIRDNNGIEVSPGNSYDVNTGNFNWTLEGTNESTVRLAFTVRNDTGLEKTVDITVNVAAKDYTFTASGTLQQAYTGEQVDINFNISEIGIGGDTYEMYFSASGNNGSFKYGGTSYSAGESFDVLLGAFSGKYTGTTEGNHNITFTVRSSSDVEKTASVNINYTVYEEPFELTISQAPGERLEGEPFNIAVITNAIGTHDPDVTYQMTFSFSGNRVGYFLYGGNRYDEGQTIPLNYGSTNLTFYPDSQDTFTIDFEVENSTGQSQIESTFVDTIRKPVALVKGEKYNVSCGGLNGCDYQVRIYTCFDIGCSEAYGGATLDQVEIRIFNRSSNRWDTRLFNYNEATGSGVDRYFMLEEEPRESRLKYLDQDFEVRVRDTNGQWSERVTGRVVRV from the coding sequence ATGAAATTCAGTACCCCACAACGTATAGTCGCCATAGGTATGCTATGCATGATTTTTATATTGGCATGTAGCAAAGATTTTGAAGGAATAGTACAGGATTCCTTTGATTTCAACTTTGATGGCACCAATGAGGAAAACGGTTTTGTGTTCGAAGCCGTTAAAACTGATTTCAGCTTGGAGCCCGAGCGGATGGTCTCCACGGTTTCCTATTTTATGAAATATGATATCCTCAATGGAAGAGGCTATTACCTTGGGACTGAAAATGATACCATTCGCGAGACCGATACGATACCGGTAAAGGATTTTGACCCATCCTACCGCTACATGCCCATCGATACGGGTATGCACAGGGTCAAGGTATTGGCCTGGGATTCGAACAAAATACAAAAAGAGTTGGAGCTGACCTACAGAGTCAGACACGCTAGCTTTAGTTTTCTATTGACCAAAGGTACCGACGATTTCATCATCAATAGCCGAAATCCCATTAACGTAACGCTGTTACGTGATAGGGAGACTTTCGATCCCGGCAAAGAGACCGATCAGGATTTCGAAATCACCTATCAATTGGAGGATGGTTCCGGCAAACTCTTTTTAGGCGAAAACACCTATGATGCCGGAACTCCGTTTATGCTGCAAAAGGGCGTAACGGAATTTAGCTACCAACCAGAAACCTTGGGTGAACATAAGTTGACAATGACTGCCAAGGCCCCTGATGGGGCCACATTGACCAATGAACTGCTATTGGTGGTAGGAAATATCAACTTTACCTTTAGGGCTACGGCGGCTTCCTCGCAGGTTGAGCTAGAAACCAATTTGGCCATCAATATTGACTTGCAAACTCAAGACGAGGAAAGCGAAGTAACTTATGACATAAGCCACTCTTTTTCGTCCGATAGTCAAGGTGCGGGAACTGTACGGGACCAAAATGGAGGGGTTATGGATCCAGGAACCTTTCGTGCCATCGGGCCGGGCAATTACAACTTCACTTTCGAGGACGATGAATTGGGACAGCGTAAAATCTATTTCGACCTCCGCGATAGCAATGGCCAGATGAAACGCGACAGTGTCGAAATCGAAGTTGCCAATATCCCCTTTACGTTAAGTGGAAACTCGGAAAGCAACCAAGTGTTCGTGAACCAGCGAACACAGCTTAACTTCAACATCAAATCGAACGGTAATACGTCCAACATCGACTATTTCCTGACCTACGATCCGGAGGAAGGAAACGGAACGGTTACGGGAATCAATGGCGATATAATCCGCAACAATACGGACTACCCCGTGGAATTGGGCAATTTTCCATTGTTCTATACTCCGGAAACTTTGGGCCCGCATCGAATCAACTTTTTCGTTACGGACAATTATGGGCAGGAAGTCGGACCTGTTGAAATCGATTTGGAGGCGAAACAGCTAGAACTGGAATTTAATGCCTCCGCCAATAGTAATGAGGTGTTGGTTGGGCAACGCGGAACTATTTCATTGAGCCTCATTGAAAAAGGTGATTATAGCGGAGTAGCTTATGAACTGAATTATTTTATATCGGGTGGTGAGGCCCAGCTTTACAATGGGAATTCCCCGATTGTGCCGAGCCAATATTTTACGGTAAGACCTGGAAGTTTTGCATATGATTTTATTGCACAAGAGGCCGGGACTTATGAAATTACCTTTTTACTTCGGGATAGTAATGGACAGATTTTAGAAGAAAAAGTTACGGTCGTCGTGGGGAATAATGATTTTACGGTAAGCATGACACCATCAAAAGCAACGGAATTTTCCAATATTCCGGTTGGGATTATTGTGGATATTGATGAAGTACCCGAGGGAGCGAACGATAGCTACTCGGCCTTCTTTTCATCAAGCCAGAACGGTTCGATGTCGGTCAATGGTGTGGCCTACGGTCCAGGGGAAGAGTTCCCATTGGGTGCAGGAGTCAATAATCTCACATATACAGGACTGGAACCTGGCCAGCACAATATCATTCTAAGCGTGGAATCCGGTTCGGATGTTACTCGAACGGCCAATACTACTATAACCTACGACCAAGTGGATTTTACCTTTACGGCGGGAACCCAAAAATCGGATATAACTGTAGGGGAAACTACTGGCCTTAATTTCAATATTTCCGAAAGTGTGGGGTCTTCGGATTACACCATGCGTTTCAGTATGAACGGGAATGCACTCATCAGGGATAACAACGGTATCGAGGTAAGCCCAGGTAACAGTTACGATGTCAATACTGGAAACTTTAATTGGACGCTTGAGGGAACCAATGAGAGCACGGTTCGATTGGCTTTCACCGTTCGAAACGATACAGGGTTGGAGAAAACAGTGGATATTACGGTAAACGTGGCGGCCAAAGATTATACCTTTACTGCATCAGGCACATTGCAGCAGGCCTATACCGGGGAACAGGTGGATATCAACTTCAATATTTCCGAAATCGGAATCGGCGGGGATACCTACGAGATGTATTTTTCAGCAAGTGGTAACAATGGTTCTTTTAAATACGGAGGTACTAGCTACTCCGCCGGTGAAAGTTTTGACGTACTTCTGGGGGCATTTTCGGGAAAGTATACTGGAACGACCGAGGGCAACCACAACATCACTTTCACAGTGCGCTCTTCATCGGATGTTGAGAAAACGGCCAGCGTCAATATAAACTATACGGTATATGAGGAACCATTCGAATTGACCATTAGTCAGGCCCCCGGAGAACGTTTGGAGGGGGAACCTTTTAACATTGCGGTCATTACCAACGCCATTGGCACACATGACCCGGATGTAACCTATCAAATGACATTCTCCTTTAGTGGAAACCGCGTCGGTTATTTCCTTTATGGTGGAAATAGATATGATGAGGGGCAAACGATTCCATTGAATTATGGAAGTACTAACCTTACCTTCTATCCCGATAGCCAAGATACGTTTACCATTGATTTTGAAGTGGAGAATTCAACGGGGCAATCCCAAATCGAAAGCACATTTGTGGACACCATAAGAAAACCTGTGGCGTTGGTCAAAGGGGAAAAGTACAATGTCAGTTGTGGGGGATTGAACGGTTGCGATTATCAAGTCAGAATCTATACCTGTTTTGATATTGGGTGTTCGGAGGCTTATGGCGGTGCGACGTTGGACCAGGTAGAAATCAGGATATTCAACAGGAGTTCCAACCGATGGGATACTCGCTTATTCAATTACAACGAAGCCACGGGCAGTGGAGTGGATAGGTATTTCATGCTGGAAGAGGAACCCCGTGAAAGCCGCTTGAAATATCTTGATCAGGATTTCGAGGTAAGGGTCAGGGATACGAATGGCCAATGGAGTGAAAGAGTTACAGGAAGAGTGGTCAGAGTTTAA
- a CDS encoding Fur family transcriptional regulator, translating into MKEIEKRLIDNGVRPTAMRILIYKYMADRDAAIALTDIENAFAKADRTTLYRTLKTFEEKNVVHHIDDGTGISKYALCEEGCNCEIEQDLHLHFHCTNCDETVCLTEQKIPHINLPDGYLAEDVNLVVTGICEKCSSNLL; encoded by the coding sequence ATGAAAGAAATAGAAAAAAGATTGATTGACAATGGGGTTCGCCCAACGGCAATGCGCATATTGATTTATAAGTATATGGCCGATAGGGATGCCGCCATCGCCCTGACTGATATTGAGAATGCTTTCGCAAAAGCGGATAGAACCACATTGTACCGAACCCTAAAAACGTTTGAAGAAAAAAACGTGGTGCATCACATAGATGACGGAACTGGAATCTCTAAATACGCACTTTGTGAAGAAGGCTGTAATTGTGAAATAGAACAGGATTTGCATTTACATTTCCATTGCACTAACTGTGACGAAACGGTTTGTTTAACGGAACAAAAAATCCCGCATATCAATTTGCCCGATGGATATTTGGCAGAGGATGTTAATCTCGTGGTTACGGGAATATGTGAAAAATGTAGCAGTAATTTACTTTAA